The segment TCACCGGGCATCTGTATCACATGTCCCTGGCGGTAGCTACTTGGTCAATTTGTTCCATCCCAGTTGATTATATTTCAAGTAGGTTGGCAGCCTACACAATAAATAATGTGTAATATTGGTAGTAACCATCTGGATGTCACCGTGATGCAGTCTACTGCTCAAATGGGGAGAGTTTGCGCgctgcaacacaacaacacagggcACAGTGTGTCCTTCAGTCCTGCTtgctgagcactgctgtcctgcagtagGGAGAAGGAAGTAGCTAGACAGTGTAGCCAATTGCCAATATCAGGCCAAGGTGACAGCTAAAGCACATTTATTGTAGTGATTTTCACCGAAAATGTACAACTGCAGCAAcgtcaaaaaaaataaaaaaatatgaacaATGGACAATTACTCCGATTAAAAATGGAATGAATCTGGAACAATTTTCCAAGTCCCAACTTCAGCAAACAAGTTTCAAATTCTCGACAGGTCACGTGGGTACAGTAAGGGTGTGGCATGACTGTATACATCTTTGATATTAAGCATCTCAATCACATCGCGTGAGTTCGCATAGGTTGTTTGGTGACCCGTTACTAAACCAAATCCATTCATCCCCACTCAACTCTCGCTGCACGACATACGTCATCAATTTTGGGTACCAGGCGTGTCCGGATAGCCTCCTCCCATGCTAAAGAGATTTGTCTCTTCCTCGATCGTCACTAGATAccccagccacaaagtcataaataTCTCCTATTTCTAAAATGTCTCTTCTTAAAACGTGAttttaaacttaaccctaaccacactgctaaccttatgcctaatcttacattttgactttgtggctgtggaaaccCTTCCTCTCTGGCTATACGCACCCTTGGATGAAACTCTGGTTTGCCAACATTGCTTTGTTAAATCATGTGCTGGGGGCTAACCAAAATCTAAAActgacccttaccttaaccctaaccctgaacttaAACTAATTTAACTAATTTCTGAAATAAAATATAGTTTTGCAGATCAGGAGTGTCCGTATAGCCTTTTCCGTGCTGTATAGTGTAGACTAGTcaagaaaatatatttatttttgagCACAGAGAGGCCTTCCAAACAACATTTCAGATATTTTATTAAAGCTggaatatgtaactttttgggcgacctgaccaaattcacatagaaatgtgagttatagacctgtcattctcattgaaagcaagtctaagaggcGGTAGAGCTGTTCTATGCGCACTTTCTATGCTTtccgtttttgcgtcttttactttcggttttgtacaccagcttcaaacagctgaaaataacataattttggtgatggaaaatatatttcacagcggtttagatggtacaatgattcactactacttgcttgttttgtcacaaagaatgttagcaaccaggaaattacggagcgatttctgcatagtgcaccatTTAAGATATTTTTTCCCCCTCCAGACTTCCAGCTACTCACTCCTGCAGTTCCCCCTGAGCAGCAGAACTGTAagcaggagtggagccccagtctggggcAAGAGGACCCAGAAcccacacagattaaagaggaacaACAGGAGCTCAGACTCAGTCAGGAGGACTCACCTCAGCCCTCACATCTTTACCAAATCCAAATTGTGGATGACGGAGAGAGGGGTATTCTACCTATCATCATAACTGAAGAGATCAAAACAGAACCTGATGGAGAGGGCTACAAAGTACCAGAACCAACCAGTGATCAGCCCCTCTCAGTTCATCCAGACTGCTCTGCTGCAGTGGAGAAACCATATAGGTGTCAACAATGTGACAAAAGCTTTACACGTAAGGGACACTTGACCATCCATTCAaagatacacacaggagagaaatcttatcTGTGCAAACAATGTGGCAAAAGCTTCATCCAGAAGGGCGACTTGGACAGACATACAAGGGTACACACAGGAGATAATCCATATCAGTGCAAACAATGTGGCAAAATGTTTAACCAGAAAGGAAGCTTGACCATCCATTCAAGGATACACACAGGGGCAAAACCTTATCAGTGCAAAGACTGTGACAAATCCttcaaccagaagatggaattgATATTGCATATGAGAGTTCACACAGGGGAGAGACCATATAATTGTCCTGTATGCAAGAAAAGTTACATGGCATTAAGCTATTTAAGACTTCATCAGCGTGTTCACACCGGGGAGAAACCTTACCagtgcaaagaatgtggcaaatgcTTTGGTTATAAAGGAAGCTTGAAGTCTCATATGAGCACTCACACAAAAGCTTCAGCCTGAAGTGAGAACAACAAATGATTACTCACGTGCATTTCTTGTTACATCCAACTTGTAAATAATTTGATGTTCTATTTTCTGGCACTTGACAACAAAACAAATGTAGTTATGTGTGTGGAGTGAAAAACATCAGTATCAGATTTGTAAGCTCATTTTAGCGCTCACTATTTTCGGATACCTACCGGCCAGGACAATGAGGGAATTTGACTGCTGGCCcgggtgaaaagtgattgcatCCGTTTTGAAACCAGGCTGCCTCACAGGCGTGAGCCACTCCTCCCTCACTGTGTTTGCCCGGTCACATGACAGGCCATAGCCCGGTGCACCACGGTTCAACCTAATCGAACTCCCTCACTGCTGGCTTCAGGAAGCCCTCATTGTTGTGTCTACCACAGAGCACACATTTGGATATCTAAACAACAGGAGTccttgtccaaacttttgactggtactctatgtatgtatatatacagtaccagtcaaaagtttggacacacctactcattccagggtttttctttatttcttacaattttctatgttgtagaataatagtgaagacatcaaaacaatgaaataacacatatggaaacatgtagtaaccaaaaaaagtgttaaacaaatcaaaatatattttatatttgagattcttcaaagtagccaccctttgccttgatgacagatttgcacacttttgacattctctcaaccagcttcatgaggtagtcacctggaatgcatttcaattaacaggtgtgcttttttaaaagttaatttgtagaatttccttccttaatgcatttgaaacaatcagttgttttgtgacaaggtaggggtggtatacagatacgccatcacatctggtttgggctcagtgggactatcatttgttttcaacaggacaatgacctaacacatctccaggctgtggaagggctattttaccaagaaggagagtgatggggtgACCTGGCCTCtagaatcccccgacctcaacccaattgagatggtttaggatgagtcggaccccagagtgaaggaaaagcagccaacaagtgctcagcatacactaccgttcgaaagtttggggtcacttagaaatgtccttgttttccatgaaaacatacatgaaattagtttgaataggaaatatagctaaataaataggaaatgtagtcattgacaaggttttaaataataattgtgtccttcaaactttgctttcgtcaaataattctcaatttgcagcaattacagccgtGCAGACCTTTGGCGttttagttgtcaatttgttgaggtaatctgaagagatgtcACCCCATGCTTTCTGAAGCACCTCCcccaagttggattggcttgatgggctcttcttacggtcaagctgctcccacaacagctcaatagggttgagatccggtgactgtgctggccactccattatagacataataccagctgactgcttcttccctaaatagttattgcatagtttggagctgtgctttgggtcattgtctagttgtaggaggaaattggctccgatcaagcgccatccacagggtatgacatggcgttgcaaaatggagtgataggcttccttcttcaagatcccttttaccctgtacaaatctcccactttaccaccaccaaagcacccccagaccatcacattgcctccaccatgcttgacagatggcatcaagcactcctccagcatcttttcatttggtctgtgtctcacaaatgttcttctttgtgatccgaacacctcaaacttcgatttgtctgtccataacacttttttccaatcttcctctgtccagtgtctatgttcttttgcccatcttaatctttttattggccagtctgagatatggctttttctttgcaactctgcctagaaggtcagcatcccggagtcgccacttcactgttgacgttaagactggtgttttgagggtactatttaatgaagctgccaattgaggacctgtgaggcgtctgtttctcaaactagacactaatgtatttgtcctcttgctctgtTGTGCatcggggcctcccactcttctttctattctggttagagccagtttgcgctgttctgtgaagggagtagtacacagcgttgtacgagatcttcagtttcttggcaatttctcgcatggaatagccttcatttctcagaacaagaatagactgacgagtttcagaagaaagttatttgtttctggccattttgagcctgtaatcgaacccacaattgctgatgctccagatactcaactagtctcaagaaggcccgttttattgcttctttaatcagcacaacagttttcagctgtgctaacataattgcaaaagggttttctaatgatcaattagccttttaaaatgataaactaggattagcaaacacaacgtgtcattggaacacaggactgatggttgctgataatgggcctctgtacacccaTGTAGATATTCcgttaaaaatcagccgtttccagctacaatagccattaacaatgtctacactgtatttctgatcaatttgatgttattttaatggacaaaacatttgcatttctttcgaaaacaaggacatttctaagtgaccccaaacttttgaacgggagtgtatgtgggaactccttcaagactattgggaaagcattccaggtgaagctggttgagagaatgccaagagtgtgcaaagctgtcatcaaggcaatgggtggctgtttaaagaatctcaaatataaaatatattttgatttgttgaacagtttttttggtgtttttcatgtgttatttcatagtttttatgtcttcactattattctacaatgtagaaaatagtaaaaaataaagaaaaatcctggaatgagtaggtgtgtccaaacttttgactggtgctgtgtgaatgtatatatatacagtggggagaacaagtatttgaaacactgccgattttgcaggttttcctacttacaaagcatgtataggtctgtaatttttatcataggtacacttcaactgtgagagacggactctaaaacaaaaatccagaaaatcacattgtatgatttttaagtaattcatttgcatttattgcatgacataagtatttgatacatcagaaaagcagaacttaatatttggtacagaaacctttgtttgcaattacagagatcataagtttcctgtaggtcttgaccaggtttgcacacactgcagcagggattttggcccactcctccatacagaccttctccagatccttcaggtttcccaaagaatgatgtttccacctccatgcttcacggttgggatggtgttcttggggttgtactcatccttcttcttcctccaaacacggcgaggggagtttagaccaaaaagctctatttttgtctcatcagaccacatgaccttctcccattcctcctctggatcatccatatggtcattggcaaacttcagacgggcctggacatgtgctggcttgagcagggggacattgcgtgcgctgcaggattttaatccatgacggcgtagtgtgttactaatggttttctttgagactgtggtcccagctctcttcaggtcattgaccaggtcctgccgtgtagttctgggctgatccctcaccttcctcatgatcattgatgccccacgaggtgagatcttgcatggagccccagaccgagggtgattgaccgtcatcttgaacttcttctattttctaataattgcgccaacagttgttgccttctcaccaagctgcttgcctattgtcctgtagcccatcccagccttgtgcaggtctacaattttatccctgatgtccttacacagctctctggtcttggccattgtggagaggttggagtctgtttgagtgtgtggacaggtgtcttttatacaggtaacgagttcaaacaggtgcagttaatacaggtaatgagtggagaacaggagggcttcttaaagaaaaactaacaggtctgtgagagccggaattcttactggttggtaggtgatcaaatacttatgtcatgcaataaaatgcaaattaattacttaaaaatcatacaatgtgattttctggatttttgttttagattccgtctctcacagttgaagtgtacctatgataaaaattacagacctctacatgctttgtaagtaggaaaacctgcaaaatcggcagtgtatcaaatacttgttctccccactgtatgtatatatatatatatatatatatatatatatatatatatatatatacacacactttttattttattattttatatatatatatataatggacaacaacacttatgatcctacttccagcttatacatactatatacattttacggacacagtatattttacaatagttatcttttgtttgtttttagtcccatccttcagctatcctcaacccctcccatctatctctgaagaccatccagttttgatttctatttgccatatattttccaactgtgctgtttcacaaaagttctgaaccaatATActttttacggacacagtatattttacattagttagcTTGATATTTtaagtcccacccttcagctccactcaacccctctcctctcatctatctctgaacaccatccagtttgatttctatttgccatattttttaactgtgctgtgatgtttcagaAAAGTTCTGAAACTTtatattctcatagtttctaaagattttaaataaaagtaaaaattttgctaagagtattattatattattgatcattttaaacatttttttgtttttgttttacattttaaacatttcaaaacattttagacatttagcagacagacaattgatcgattgactatgacttttaaAATCACCCGGCAGTGCTATTTCCAGAGTtaactccaggtaaatgttgcaactcttcagccattcctgaacctgtgaccaaaaacaagctacatatggacagtaccaaaacaaattatctaatgattcctgtctcttcacagcaaaatctgcagagctgggatggttgtatcccccatatatataacattctattggttgcaagaattttgtataataatttaaattgaaaaacacaaagttttgaatccggtgtcgttttgtgtatcagttcataaaccatgtgccatggaatcggtacatcgaacaTCTCTTGCCaattattttgcaatctatatggcacagctgtcaattttttggtcctgaAATCAAACtggtatacatttttatttatcacaattttctttaaccaattttggtctttaatgtagggccgacagacaagttccttattgttgtaatgtttgttctgtcttttctggtggattaaactgaaattgcaaccaactttctatggcttgttttaaaaatagcgatattttggagattatttcattttcaaataaccgaaagtgagaggttgtaatctgaataaaggataaaaaggccattcttgaatatggggtgagacattcttagtATTCTgcaagagaaccagttcggatttaagtataacttttgtatgactgaagcctttagtgaaaggtctaatgctttaatatttaatcatttctgccctcagagttcatattcattatataaataggcctgtttaattttgtctggtttaccgttccaaataaaatggaatattttttgctcatataacaAGTCGCTAGTTGTAGGCCATAAGCAAACTGGGATATGATTTAAGAGTTAAtctgtgatttttccacaaatagacaggtattttcctttccatggttgcaagatcttatctatttttgctaactttctattcaaatgtattgtagtgagatcatttatttatttcgggatatgaatactgagtatgtccacttcaccgtcagaccattgtTTTGggtaaactacacagtaatgtaaaCGTTGTATTTACtggtgatccaatacataatatagtacatttatcataatttggttgtaatccagagaggttagacaaattatctagatcctctatgaggctgtggagggatccaaattgtagatttaaaagaaaacattaatcatcagcgtacaatgacaccttttgtttttaagccctggatttctagccccttgattATTATTgttagatctgattttaatagctaacatttcgatggccataataaatcaaatcaaatgttatttgtcacatgcgctgaatacaacagatgtagaccttacagtgaaatgcttacttacaagcccttaaccaacaatgcagttttaagaaagaataccaaaagaaatcacacaaaaatacaatataaaataatacgcaTAAGAGACGGGTAACAGCaacatgtacaaaataagttacaaacaaggtgaaaaaacacacaaaatagcacggatGGTTAAGAGTCCacaaaacggcagccatcccctccggctcCATCATAACAgcaatagatatgccgatagtggacaatcttgttttactcctcttgacagtttaatactttctgagaagcagccattatttactattttacacatacagtgagggaaaaaagtatttgataccctgctgattttgtacgtttgaccactgacaaagacatgatcagtctataattttaatggtatgtttatttgaacagtgagagacagaataacaacaaaaaaatctagaaaaacgcatgtcaaaaatgttataaattgatttgcattttaatgagggaaataagtatttgacccctctgtaaaacatgacttggtggcaaaacccttgttggcaatcagaggtcagacgtttcttgtagttggccaccaggtttgcacacatctcaggagggattttgtcccactcctctttgcagatcttctccaagtcattaaggtttcgaggctgacgtttggcaactcgaaccttcagctccctccacagattttcaatgggattaaggtctggagactggctaggccactccaggaccttaatgtgcttcttcttgagccactcctttgttgccttggccgtgtgttttgggtcattgtcatgctggaatacccatccacgacccattttcaatgccctggctgagggaaggaggttctcacccaagatttgacggtacatggccccgtccatcgtccctttgatgcggtgaagttgtcctgtccccttagcagaaaaacacccccaaagcataatgtttccacctccatgtttgacggtggggatggtgttcttggggtcattggcagcattcctcctcctccaaacacggcgagttgagttgatgccaaagagctcgattttggtctcatctgaccacaacactttcacccagttctcctctgaatcattcagatgttaattggctaacttcagacgggcctgtatatgtgctttcttgagcagggggaccttgtgggcgctgcaggatttcagtccttcacggtgtagtgtgttaccaattgttttattggtgactatggtcccagctgccttgagatcattgacaagatcctcccgtgtagttctggactgattcctcaccgttctcatgatcattgcaactccacgaggtgagatcttgcatggatccccaggcagtgggagattgacagttattttgtgtttcttccatttgcgaataatcgcaccaactgttgtcaccttctcaccaagctgcttggcgatggtcttgtagcccattccagccttgtgtaggtctacaatcttgtccctgacatctttggagagctctttggtcttggccatggtggagagtttggaatctgattgattgattgcttctgtggacaggtgtcttttatacaggtaacaagctgagattaggagcactccctttaagagtgtgctcctattctcagctcattacctgtgtaaaaaacacctgggagccagaaatctttctgattgagagggggtcaaatacttatttccctcattaaaatgcaaatcaatttataacatttttgacatgcgtttttctggattttttttttgttattctgtctctcactgttcaaataaacctaccattaaaattatagactggtcatgtctttgtcagtgggcaaacgtacaaaatcagcaggggatcaaatactttttccccctcactgtagggttactatacataactttaaccaattgtataagagattctccaaaattgaaatattccaggcatttatatatacattCCAATCGAACATAgagttctattgtttccagtacttgtcttatattaaaagaaacgtcctctcactgtcaactgcgtttattttcagcaaacttaacatgtgtaaatatttgtatgaacataacaagattcaacaactgagacatacactgaacaagttccacagacatgtgactaacataa is part of the Coregonus clupeaformis isolate EN_2021a chromosome 28, ASM2061545v1, whole genome shotgun sequence genome and harbors:
- the LOC121543320 gene encoding zinc finger protein 239, translating into MCLLPSVCRRLLWRYSGAVEKTIAEYQEEISRSAEENERLRRLLDLVSKPEIKLHRADFQLLTPAVPPEQQNCKQEWSPSLGQEDPEPTQIKEEQQELRLSQEDSPQPSHLYQIQIVDDGERGILPIIITEEIKTEPDGEGYKVPEPTSDQPLSVHPDCSAAVEKPYRCQQCDKSFTRKGHLTIHSKIHTGEKSYLCKQCGKSFIQKGDLDRHTRVHTGDNPYQCKQCGKMFNQKGSLTIHSRIHTGAKPYQCKDCDKSFNQKMELILHMRVHTGERPYNCPVCKKSYMALSYLRLHQRVHTGEKPYQCKECGKCFGYKGSLKSHMSTHTKASA